A region of Dioscorea cayenensis subsp. rotundata cultivar TDr96_F1 chromosome 5, TDr96_F1_v2_PseudoChromosome.rev07_lg8_w22 25.fasta, whole genome shotgun sequence DNA encodes the following proteins:
- the LOC120262343 gene encoding monocopper oxidase-like protein SKU5 isoform X3, which yields MCSAMRFLIVFLMFDAALGGDPYAYIDWDVSFISAAPLGVKQQVIGINGQFPGPTLNVTTNWNVVLNVKNNLDEPFLVTWNGLQQRKNSWQDGVLGTNCPIPSGWNWTYEFQVKDQIGSFFYFSSINFQKAAGGFGGIIVNNRDVIPLPFGMPDGDVTIFIGDWYTRGYQATVGQELRKTLEDGTDLGAPDGVLINGFGPYRYNESIVPAGIAYETINVEPGKTYRIRVHHVGISASLNFRIQNHNMLLVETEGSYTIQQNYTNMDIHAGQSYSFLVTMDQNASSDYYIAASARFVNESIRDVATGVAILHYSNSQGPASGPLPDGPDERDTYFSINQAKSIRWNVSASAARPNPQGSFRYGDITVTDVYVLLNTPAQLINGQRRTTLNGISYIAPTTPLKLAQQFNVPGVYKLDFPNRMMNRPAKVDTSVINGTYKGFTEIIFQNNDTTVQSYHLDGYAFFVVGMDFGIWTENSRGIYNKWDGVARSTIQVFPGAWTAILVYLDNVGIWNLRAENLDSWYLGQEVYISVVNPEVNNKTELPLPDNAIFCGALSSLQKEQSHKFSFSDASCVLSSRIKSQK from the exons GTAATTGGAATCAACGGGCAGTTTCCGGGGCCCACTTTGAATGTGACCACCAATTGGAATGTTGTTCTCAATGTTAAAAACAATTTGGATGAGCCATTTCTAGTCACATG GAATGGTTTACAGCAACGGAAGAATTCTTGGCAGGATGGTGTCTTGGGGACAAATTGTCCAATTCCTTCGGGTTGGAATTGGACCTATGAGTTTCAGGTCAAAGATCAGATAGgcagttttttttatttctcttccaTCAATTTTCAGAAGGCTGCAGGTGGTTTTGGTGGAATTATAGTAAATAATAGAGATGTGATACCATTGCCTTTTGGGATGCCTGATGGAGATGTCACAATCTTCATTGGTGATTGGTATACCAGGGGTTACCAG GCTACAGTGGGACAGGAACTAAGGAAAACGTTAGAAGATGGAACTGACCTTGGAGCACCTGATGGAGTCCTCATTAACGGGTTTGGTCCTTACCGCTACAATGAATCAATTGTTCCTGCCGGAATAGCTTATGAAACTATAAATGTTGAGCCAG GAAAAACATATCGTATTCGAGTGCACCATGTTGGCATCTCAGCGAGCCTGAATTTTAGAATTCAAAATCATAACATGCTTCTGGTAGAAACGGAAGGGTCATATACTATTCAGCAGAATTATACAAACATGGACATTCATGCTGGCCAATCATATTCTTTCTTGGTCACAATGGATCAGAATGCGTCCAGTGATTATTATATCGCAGCAAGTGCTCGGTTTGTCAATGAATCTATCCGGGATGTAGCAACAGGTGTCGCTATACTGCACTACTCTAATTCTCAAGGTCCTGCTTCAGGCCCACTTCCTGATGGCCCAGATGAAAGAGATACATACTTCTCAATTAACCAAGCAAAATCAATTAG GTGGAATGTCTCTGCTAGTGCTGCACGACCTAATCCACAAGGATCCTTTAGATATGGTGATATCACTGTCACAGATGTGTATGTGTTACTTAATACTCCTGCACAACTGATTAATGGACAGCGACGGACAACCTTGAATGGCATTTCTTACATAGCCCCTACTACTCCCCTAAAGCTAGCACAGCAGTTCAATGTTCCAGGAGTCTATAAGCTTGATTTTCCAAATCGAATGATGAACAGACCTGCCAAAGTTGACACATCAGTCATTAATGGTACTTACAAGGGATTCACAGAAATCATATTTCAGAACAATGACACAACTGTTCAAAGCTACCACTTGGATGGCTATGCGTTTTTTGTTGTTGG gATGGATTTTGGAATCTGGACAGAGAACAGCAGAGGGATATATAATAAGTGGGATGGGGTTGCTCGCAGCACAATCCAG GTATTTCCTGGTGCCTGGACAGCAATCCTGGTCTATCTCGATAATGTTGGCATATGGAATTTGCGTGCCGAGAACCTGGACTCATGGTACCTAGGCCAAGAAGTGTATATAAGTGTGGTGAATCCAGAGGTGAATAACAAGACGGAGCTTCCTTTGCCTGATAATGCTATCTTTTGCGGTGCACTCTCCAGCTTGCAAAA GGAGCAGTCTCACAAATTTAGCTTTTCTGATGCATCATGTGTTTTGTCCTCAA GAATCAAAAGCCAAAAATGA
- the LOC120261086 gene encoding probable protein phosphatase 2C 33 translates to MGSCLSSDGGGGEATSPTTPSTPNAAGGKKLRKGSSRKRLGTEQLHRIPGRMFLNGTCGMASLFTQQGKKGANQDAMIVWENFTSRADTVFCGVFDGHGPHGHIVARRVRDQLPLKLSAHWEDFRESNICTVGGMNSDGTASEFVEEESASFVDLEGKESVPEIFMALKESFRKAFKVMDKELKLHPSINCFCSGTTAVTLVKQDQYLVVGNIGDSRAILGTRDHNDQLLAVQLTVDLKPNLPREEERIKKSKGRVFALKDEPEVARVWLPNTDSPGLAMARAFGDFCLKDFGLISVPDISCRCLTEKDQFVVLATDGIWDVLSNKEVVDLVAAAPTRSMASRLLVESAVKAWRLKYPTSKIDDCAVVCLFLGPDASVNSSSYKTASGASSENAEVGNNMQKSVSVRSSETITDDDQGTPKTPNSDENGTEGDEWSALEGVSRSNTLLTLPRFATGDEQAVTFKSQNEV, encoded by the exons ATGGGCTCCTGCCTCTCGTCGGACGGCGGTGGCGGGGAAGCTACCTCGCCGACAACGCCGTCCACCCCCAACGCTGCTGGTGGGAAGAAGCTGCGGAAGGGGTCGTCGCGGAAGCGTCTTGGCACGGAGCAGCTTCACAGGATTCCTGGCAGGATGTTTCTCAATGGCACCTGCGGCATGGCCTCCCTCTTCACTCAGCAAGGGAAGAAGGGAGCTAATCAGGATGCTATGATTGTTTGGGAG AATTTCACATCAAGGGCTGACACTGTGTTTTGTGGAGTTTTTGATGGCCATGGACCACATGGACATATTGTTGCAAGAAGGGTGAGAGATCAACTTCCTCTCAAACTCAGTGCTCATTGGGAAGATTTTAGAGAAAGTAATATTTGCACAGTAGGAGGTATGAATTCAGATGGAACTGCTTCTGAGTTTGTAGAAGAAGAGTCTGCTAGTTTTGTTGATCTGGAGGGGAAAGAGAGCGTCCCTGAGATTTTTATGGCACTAAAAGAGTCATTCCGTAAGGCTTTCAAGGTTATGGATAAAGAATTGAAGTTACATCCAAGTATTAATTGCTTTTGCAGTGGAACAACAGCAGTCACTCTGGTTAAGCAG GATCAATATCTTGTTGTTGGTAATATAGGGGACTCAAGGGCCATACTAGGTACTCGAGATCATAATGATCAGTTGCTTGCTGTTCAATTGACTGTGGACCTTAAGCCAAACCTTCCCA GGGAGGAAGAGAGAATCAAGAAGAGCAAAGGTCGAGTTTTTGCACTTAAGGATGAGCCAGAAGTGGCTCGTGTTTGGTTGCCAAATACTGACTCTCCAGGCTTGGCAATGGCACGGGCTTTTGGAGATTTCTGCCTTAAGGATTTTGGTTTGATATCTGTGCCTGATATCTCCTGTCGCTGCCTTACTGAAAAAGATCAATTTGTTGTCTTAGCAACAGATGGG ATATGGGATGTGTTGTCCAACAAAGAGGTGGTAGACCTTGTTGCTGCTGCGCCAACACGATCCATGGCCTCTCGTTTACTTGTTGAATCAGCAGTTAAAGCCTGGCGGCTCAAGTACCCAACTTCAAAAATAGATGATTGTGCTGTGGTTTGTCTCTTCCTTGGCCCAGATGCATCAGTTAATTCTTCCAGTTATAAGACTGCCAGTGGTGCTTCATCAGAAAATGCAGAAGTTGGCAACAATATGCAGAAATCAGTCAGTGTGAGGTCATCTGAGACCATAACTGATGATGATCAGGGCACTCCCAAAACTCCAAATTCAGATGAGAATGGAACTGAGGGTGATGAATGGTCTGCCTTGGAGGGTGTCTCTAGATCAAATACTTTGCTAACACTCCCCAGGTTTGCTACTGGGGATGAACAAGCTGTGACCTTTAAGAGCCAAAATGAGGTCTGA
- the LOC120261016 gene encoding serine carboxypeptidase 1-like produces MNGLVKMSGFVSSLLWLLLSTAVVPLFSAPESALITELSGFSGTFPSKHYGGYVTIDENHGRNLYYYFVVSERNPAKDPVVLWLNGGPGCSSFDGFIYEHGPFNFEKGNSGSLPKLHLNSYSWSKVSSVIYLDSPAGVGLSYSLNKSDYTTGDLKTAADTHLFLLKWFEQYPEFLENPFFISGESYAGVYVPTLAAEVAKGIEDGQKPIINFKGYMVGNGVTDTQFDGDALVPFAHGMGLISNDIYEEVFAACKGSYWNPTNMSCQDGLIKVDSVIDDLNIYDILEPCYHSTKIRGPISSYNRFPSSFRRLGETNRPLPVRKRMFGRSWPLRAPVRDGRVPTWPEIENGVPCTDDEVANVWLNNEAVRNSIHARPAGEIGEWVICTSNIEFFHDAGSMIGYHKNLTLKGYRSLIFSGDHDMCVPYTGSEAWTRSLGYQITDEWRPWYLGDQVAGYTQGYDHNLTFLTIKGAGHTVPEYKPAEALAFYSRFLNGGSI; encoded by the exons ATGAACGGATTAGTAAAAATGTCTGGCTTTGTCTCTTCACTTCTTTGGCTGCTACTCAGCACTGCCGTAGTTCCACTCTTCTCGGCTCCTGAGAGTGCTCTGATTACAGAGCTCTCTGGATTCAGCGGGACTTTCCCTTCCAAACACTACGGAGG GTATGTGACTATTGATGAGAACCATGGGAGGAATTTGTACTATTACTTTGTGGTTTCCGAACGCAACCCGGCCAAGGATCCCGTTGTCCTATGGCTTAATGGAGGCCCTGGTTGTTCCAGCTTTGATGGATTCATATACGAGCATG GaccttttaattttgaaaaggGCAACTCAGGAAGCTTACCGAAGTTGCATCTCAATTCTTATAGCTGGTCTAAG GTTTCTAGCGTCATTTATTTGGACTCTCCTGCTGGTGTTGGATTGTCATACTCGCTTAACAAATCAGATTATACCACTGGGGATCTAAAGACTGCTGCCGACACACATTTGTTTCTACTGAAG TGGTTTGAACAATATCCGGAGTTTCTTGAGAATCCATTTTTCATATCCGGTGAATCATATGCTGGGGTTTATGTTCCAACCCTTGCTGCAGAGGTTGCCAAAG GAATTGAAGATGGTCAAAAGCCTATCATCAACTTCAAG GGCTACATGGTGGGAAATGGAGTGACTGACACACAATTTGATGGTGATGCACTTGTACCATTCGCACATGGAATGGGTCTCATATCAAATGATATTTATGAG GAAGTCTTTGCTGCCTGTAAAGGAAGTTACTGGAATCCCACAAATATGAGCTGTCAAGACGGGCTTATTAAGGTTGATAGT GTAATTGATGACTTAAACATATATGACATCCTTGAGCCATGCTACCACAGCACAAAAATTAGAGGTCCTATTTCTTCTTACAACAGGTTCCCCTCTTCTTTCAGAAGGTTGGGTGAAACTAACAGGCCTCTACCTGTGAGGAAAAGAATGTTTGGCCGTTCTTGGCCTCTAAGGGCTCCAGTGAGAGATGGACGTGTTCCAACATGGCCAGAGATAGAGAATGGAGTTCCATGCACG GACGACGAAGTTGCAAATGTGTGGTTGAACAATGAAGCAGTAAGAAACTCAATTCATGCCAGACCTGCTGGAGAGATAG GTGAGTGGGTGATATGTACTTCAAATATCGAGTTTTTCCATGATGCTGGTAGTATGATTGGTTACCACAAGAACCTCACTCTGAAAGGTTATCGTTCGCTTATATTTAG TGGGGACCATGACATGTGTGTGCCATATACTGGGAGTGAAGCATGGACTAGGTCACTTGGATACCAAATCACTGATGAATGGAGGCCTTGGTATCTGGGGGATCAAGTTGCTGG GTATACCCAAGGCTATGATCACAACCTCACCTTCCTGACCATTAAG GGAGCTGGCCACACTGTTCCAGAGTACAAACCAGCAGAGGCGCTAGCATTCTATAGCCGATTTCTTAATGGTGGATCTATATGA
- the LOC120262343 gene encoding monocopper oxidase-like protein SKU5 isoform X2 — translation MCSAMRFLIVFLMFDAALGGDPYAYIDWDVSFISAAPLGVKQQVIGINGQFPGPTLNVTTNWNVVLNVKNNLDEPFLVTWNGLQQRKNSWQDGVLGTNCPIPSGWNWTYEFQVKDQIGSFFYFSSINFQKAAGGFGGIIVNNRDVIPLPFGMPDGDVTIFIGDWYTRGYQELRKTLEDGTDLGAPDGVLINGFGPYRYNESIVPAGIAYETINVEPGKTYRIRVHHVGISASLNFRIQNHNMLLVETEGSYTIQQNYTNMDIHAGQSYSFLVTMDQNASSDYYIAASARFVNESIRDVATGVAILHYSNSQGPASGPLPDGPDERDTYFSINQAKSIRWNVSASAARPNPQGSFRYGDITVTDVYVLLNTPAQLINGQRRTTLNGISYIAPTTPLKLAQQFNVPGVYKLDFPNRMMNRPAKVDTSVINGTYKGFTEIIFQNNDTTVQSYHLDGYAFFVVGMDFGIWTENSRGIYNKWDGVARSTIQVFPGAWTAILVYLDNVGIWNLRAENLDSWYLGQEVYISVVNPEVNNKTELPLPDNAIFCGALSSLQKEQSHKFSFSDASCVLSSSNKILIGLLLVLFHILFFPS, via the exons GTAATTGGAATCAACGGGCAGTTTCCGGGGCCCACTTTGAATGTGACCACCAATTGGAATGTTGTTCTCAATGTTAAAAACAATTTGGATGAGCCATTTCTAGTCACATG GAATGGTTTACAGCAACGGAAGAATTCTTGGCAGGATGGTGTCTTGGGGACAAATTGTCCAATTCCTTCGGGTTGGAATTGGACCTATGAGTTTCAGGTCAAAGATCAGATAGgcagttttttttatttctcttccaTCAATTTTCAGAAGGCTGCAGGTGGTTTTGGTGGAATTATAGTAAATAATAGAGATGTGATACCATTGCCTTTTGGGATGCCTGATGGAGATGTCACAATCTTCATTGGTGATTGGTATACCAGGGGTTACCAG GAACTAAGGAAAACGTTAGAAGATGGAACTGACCTTGGAGCACCTGATGGAGTCCTCATTAACGGGTTTGGTCCTTACCGCTACAATGAATCAATTGTTCCTGCCGGAATAGCTTATGAAACTATAAATGTTGAGCCAG GAAAAACATATCGTATTCGAGTGCACCATGTTGGCATCTCAGCGAGCCTGAATTTTAGAATTCAAAATCATAACATGCTTCTGGTAGAAACGGAAGGGTCATATACTATTCAGCAGAATTATACAAACATGGACATTCATGCTGGCCAATCATATTCTTTCTTGGTCACAATGGATCAGAATGCGTCCAGTGATTATTATATCGCAGCAAGTGCTCGGTTTGTCAATGAATCTATCCGGGATGTAGCAACAGGTGTCGCTATACTGCACTACTCTAATTCTCAAGGTCCTGCTTCAGGCCCACTTCCTGATGGCCCAGATGAAAGAGATACATACTTCTCAATTAACCAAGCAAAATCAATTAG GTGGAATGTCTCTGCTAGTGCTGCACGACCTAATCCACAAGGATCCTTTAGATATGGTGATATCACTGTCACAGATGTGTATGTGTTACTTAATACTCCTGCACAACTGATTAATGGACAGCGACGGACAACCTTGAATGGCATTTCTTACATAGCCCCTACTACTCCCCTAAAGCTAGCACAGCAGTTCAATGTTCCAGGAGTCTATAAGCTTGATTTTCCAAATCGAATGATGAACAGACCTGCCAAAGTTGACACATCAGTCATTAATGGTACTTACAAGGGATTCACAGAAATCATATTTCAGAACAATGACACAACTGTTCAAAGCTACCACTTGGATGGCTATGCGTTTTTTGTTGTTGG gATGGATTTTGGAATCTGGACAGAGAACAGCAGAGGGATATATAATAAGTGGGATGGGGTTGCTCGCAGCACAATCCAG GTATTTCCTGGTGCCTGGACAGCAATCCTGGTCTATCTCGATAATGTTGGCATATGGAATTTGCGTGCCGAGAACCTGGACTCATGGTACCTAGGCCAAGAAGTGTATATAAGTGTGGTGAATCCAGAGGTGAATAACAAGACGGAGCTTCCTTTGCCTGATAATGCTATCTTTTGCGGTGCACTCTCCAGCTTGCAAAA GGAGCAGTCTCACAAATTTAGCTTTTCTGATGCATCATGTGTTTTGTCCTCAAGTAACAAAATTTTGATTGGgcttcttcttgttttgttccATATTTTGTTCTTCCCATCATAA
- the LOC120262343 gene encoding monocopper oxidase-like protein SKU5 isoform X1 — protein sequence MCSAMRFLIVFLMFDAALGGDPYAYIDWDVSFISAAPLGVKQQVIGINGQFPGPTLNVTTNWNVVLNVKNNLDEPFLVTWNGLQQRKNSWQDGVLGTNCPIPSGWNWTYEFQVKDQIGSFFYFSSINFQKAAGGFGGIIVNNRDVIPLPFGMPDGDVTIFIGDWYTRGYQATVGQELRKTLEDGTDLGAPDGVLINGFGPYRYNESIVPAGIAYETINVEPGKTYRIRVHHVGISASLNFRIQNHNMLLVETEGSYTIQQNYTNMDIHAGQSYSFLVTMDQNASSDYYIAASARFVNESIRDVATGVAILHYSNSQGPASGPLPDGPDERDTYFSINQAKSIRWNVSASAARPNPQGSFRYGDITVTDVYVLLNTPAQLINGQRRTTLNGISYIAPTTPLKLAQQFNVPGVYKLDFPNRMMNRPAKVDTSVINGTYKGFTEIIFQNNDTTVQSYHLDGYAFFVVGMDFGIWTENSRGIYNKWDGVARSTIQVFPGAWTAILVYLDNVGIWNLRAENLDSWYLGQEVYISVVNPEVNNKTELPLPDNAIFCGALSSLQKEQSHKFSFSDASCVLSSSNKILIGLLLVLFHILFFPS from the exons GTAATTGGAATCAACGGGCAGTTTCCGGGGCCCACTTTGAATGTGACCACCAATTGGAATGTTGTTCTCAATGTTAAAAACAATTTGGATGAGCCATTTCTAGTCACATG GAATGGTTTACAGCAACGGAAGAATTCTTGGCAGGATGGTGTCTTGGGGACAAATTGTCCAATTCCTTCGGGTTGGAATTGGACCTATGAGTTTCAGGTCAAAGATCAGATAGgcagttttttttatttctcttccaTCAATTTTCAGAAGGCTGCAGGTGGTTTTGGTGGAATTATAGTAAATAATAGAGATGTGATACCATTGCCTTTTGGGATGCCTGATGGAGATGTCACAATCTTCATTGGTGATTGGTATACCAGGGGTTACCAG GCTACAGTGGGACAGGAACTAAGGAAAACGTTAGAAGATGGAACTGACCTTGGAGCACCTGATGGAGTCCTCATTAACGGGTTTGGTCCTTACCGCTACAATGAATCAATTGTTCCTGCCGGAATAGCTTATGAAACTATAAATGTTGAGCCAG GAAAAACATATCGTATTCGAGTGCACCATGTTGGCATCTCAGCGAGCCTGAATTTTAGAATTCAAAATCATAACATGCTTCTGGTAGAAACGGAAGGGTCATATACTATTCAGCAGAATTATACAAACATGGACATTCATGCTGGCCAATCATATTCTTTCTTGGTCACAATGGATCAGAATGCGTCCAGTGATTATTATATCGCAGCAAGTGCTCGGTTTGTCAATGAATCTATCCGGGATGTAGCAACAGGTGTCGCTATACTGCACTACTCTAATTCTCAAGGTCCTGCTTCAGGCCCACTTCCTGATGGCCCAGATGAAAGAGATACATACTTCTCAATTAACCAAGCAAAATCAATTAG GTGGAATGTCTCTGCTAGTGCTGCACGACCTAATCCACAAGGATCCTTTAGATATGGTGATATCACTGTCACAGATGTGTATGTGTTACTTAATACTCCTGCACAACTGATTAATGGACAGCGACGGACAACCTTGAATGGCATTTCTTACATAGCCCCTACTACTCCCCTAAAGCTAGCACAGCAGTTCAATGTTCCAGGAGTCTATAAGCTTGATTTTCCAAATCGAATGATGAACAGACCTGCCAAAGTTGACACATCAGTCATTAATGGTACTTACAAGGGATTCACAGAAATCATATTTCAGAACAATGACACAACTGTTCAAAGCTACCACTTGGATGGCTATGCGTTTTTTGTTGTTGG gATGGATTTTGGAATCTGGACAGAGAACAGCAGAGGGATATATAATAAGTGGGATGGGGTTGCTCGCAGCACAATCCAG GTATTTCCTGGTGCCTGGACAGCAATCCTGGTCTATCTCGATAATGTTGGCATATGGAATTTGCGTGCCGAGAACCTGGACTCATGGTACCTAGGCCAAGAAGTGTATATAAGTGTGGTGAATCCAGAGGTGAATAACAAGACGGAGCTTCCTTTGCCTGATAATGCTATCTTTTGCGGTGCACTCTCCAGCTTGCAAAA GGAGCAGTCTCACAAATTTAGCTTTTCTGATGCATCATGTGTTTTGTCCTCAAGTAACAAAATTTTGATTGGgcttcttcttgttttgttccATATTTTGTTCTTCCCATCATAA